A single Flavobacteriales bacterium DNA region contains:
- a CDS encoding ArsR family transcriptional regulator, which produces MLDSLITSKTRIKLLYKLFLNPDSSGHLRGLANEFGESTNSIRTELNRMVDFGLLVSVDSGMRKEYRANKNHPLYGDINNILLKTSGIEDLIESISKMSGDVDQVVLDQKMESINEKGVLINLKIIGQGVNKDFVTQVTKKLNNNMKSNQLSISFLSKDDKVNQGLILWSKEI; this is translated from the coding sequence ATGCTCGATTCGTTAATTACATCAAAAACTCGAATTAAATTGCTCTATAAGTTATTCTTAAATCCTGATAGCAGCGGGCATTTACGCGGGTTGGCCAATGAATTTGGAGAGAGTACAAATTCGATTAGAACAGAGCTAAATCGTATGGTTGATTTTGGGTTGTTGGTATCTGTTGATTCTGGTATGAGAAAAGAATATAGAGCCAATAAGAACCATCCATTATATGGTGACATAAACAACATTCTTTTAAAAACTTCCGGAATTGAAGATTTGATTGAGTCCATTTCAAAGATGAGTGGAGATGTTGACCAAGTCGTGTTAGATCAAAAAATGGAATCTATTAATGAAAAGGGAGTACTGATAAATTTAAAAATAATTGGACAAGGGGTAAACAAAGATTTTGTAACTCAAGTTACCAAGAAACTTAATAACAACATGAAATCAAACCAACTTTCTATTTCTTTTTTGTCAAAAGATGATAAGGTTAATCAAGGGCTAATTCTTTGGTCGAAGGAAATATGA
- a CDS encoding nucleotide sugar dehydrogenase, with amino-acid sequence MRDYKICIIGLGYVGLPLAVEFGKKYAVLGFDINQERISELMAGKDHTLEMDEHELKSVLKTNNDGSKGLFCTSNKEELRENTVYIVTVPTPIDNFKKPDLTPLEKSSETISQYLKKGDIVIYESTTFPGCTEEICVPILEKGSGLKFNQDFFCGYSPERINPGDKVNTLTKILKITSGSTPEIAEQVDQLYNTILEKGTHKAPSMKVAEAAKVVENCQRDLNISFVNELALICDKVGIDTNDVIDAAGTKWNFLKYKPGLVGGHCIGVDPYYLVHKAEQLGYYPEVILSGRRVNEHIGAFVANKVIKLMIGKNIPIKNSDMLVLGITFKENCPDIRNSRVIDIVTELEGFGGNVTVYDPWADAKEVKHEYGIDIVNSLPQKKYRAIILAVSHTEFLNLNFKSILESESILFDVKSILDKSEVDGRL; translated from the coding sequence ATGAGAGACTATAAAATATGTATTATTGGTTTGGGTTATGTAGGGCTTCCTTTAGCTGTGGAGTTCGGAAAAAAGTACGCCGTTTTGGGATTTGACATCAATCAAGAAAGAATTTCTGAACTTATGGCCGGTAAAGACCATACCCTTGAAATGGACGAGCATGAATTGAAATCGGTTTTAAAAACCAATAACGATGGCTCAAAAGGGTTGTTCTGCACTTCCAATAAAGAAGAACTTAGAGAAAATACCGTCTATATTGTAACCGTCCCCACTCCTATTGATAATTTTAAAAAGCCTGATTTAACTCCTTTGGAAAAATCAAGTGAAACTATTTCGCAATACCTTAAAAAAGGGGATATTGTCATTTACGAATCAACCACATTCCCGGGATGTACGGAAGAAATATGTGTGCCCATTTTAGAGAAAGGCAGTGGTCTAAAATTTAACCAAGATTTTTTCTGCGGCTACTCTCCAGAGAGAATTAATCCAGGAGACAAGGTAAATACCTTAACCAAAATATTAAAAATTACATCAGGTTCAACTCCTGAAATTGCCGAACAGGTTGACCAATTATACAATACCATTTTAGAAAAAGGAACCCACAAAGCTCCCTCTATGAAAGTGGCAGAGGCCGCCAAAGTAGTAGAAAATTGTCAGCGAGATTTAAACATTTCTTTTGTTAATGAGTTAGCTCTTATCTGTGACAAAGTGGGCATTGACACCAATGATGTGATAGATGCCGCGGGCACAAAATGGAACTTTTTGAAATACAAACCCGGGTTAGTTGGCGGACATTGCATTGGTGTTGACCCATACTATTTGGTTCACAAAGCAGAGCAATTGGGCTATTATCCTGAGGTAATTTTGTCTGGCAGAAGAGTAAATGAGCACATTGGGGCTTTTGTGGCCAATAAAGTGATTAAATTGATGATTGGGAAAAATATTCCAATCAAAAATTCAGACATGCTGGTTTTGGGAATTACTTTTAAAGAAAATTGCCCAGATATTCGCAATTCCCGTGTCATTGACATTGTTACAGAACTTGAGGGATTTGGTGGCAACGTTACTGTATATGACCCCTGGGCAGATGCCAAAGAAGTAAAACATGAATACGGCATTGATATTGTCAATTCTTTACCCCAAAAAAAATATAGAGCCATTATTCTCGCGGTTTCGCACACTGAGTTTTTGAACCTAAACTTCAAATCAATCCTTGAAAGTGAGTCCATCCTTTTCGATGTAAAATCCATATTGGATAAATCGGAGGTGGATGGACGATTATAA
- a CDS encoding SLBB domain-containing protein encodes MLGISDKIRVVLLGLFLLFNVKNTMAQTYSDAEIEAAQSALSEAGVDEDELKVRLKAKGIDLDNIRPDQLPSLEREIKATVEEMKAEQETDGLEDEDVNAETKSETLEENDDQTKNKNAQTTKSTTSKGVNTSSKDSIKKVSEAEMQKMSKEAADRIRERIKNGATLDEAIYDQLTEEEQDNYQARSNVYGMDIFFNNSLDFYRNGTPATTPGNYVLDVGDIIAINIFGASQADLVYEIEEDGFIRPSRASRLQKIYLKGLTIDKAKVLLRSRFSQSFMFSDEQFEVSLRTARTITVHIYGDVANPGSYTISALNHGLSALMVSGGPTEEASLRNIRLMSSSGDKTIDVYQFMVDPKKQYDFYLHNNDVIFVPKYQKRVSVNGGGIRRSATYELTEKESFKDVIKWAGGYSSTMYDGLVQHIYKEDGQQKIKDYNLEEIKRINPIPSDGDMFILHSSLKPYENYVNISGAVRFSGNFELKDSMRLSDLLSKAKVEKEAYANMAYLTRKNIDGTYQLKRVYVDDILKNPNSPNNFLLKNEDKVGLYTVAQFTDRYSFRISGAVRNPGEHFWDPSKSITLYDALVMSQGMQNVATDFGYIISSPPNNPYKKEYLVVDLRTAFNNPESAANIVLKPNDQIVVPSMTQYQDQLFVSVSGAVRKPGEFVYDSTLSIKDILVMAGGLKMEAASNKIDIFRLKVENNEPTETYATTIEIDHELNPLQDNINFILKPYDHIVVRTTPDWGPIEFITLKGEVKYPGEYAIMYPNERISSVIERAGGLTKEAFPEAGTYLRTEDNLGNVVTRIDLALKRGNYSKYNLVLKDGDIITIPKIIDHVSISKTGTNAEEIYSENQLKGENLNIVVTYYNRSAKWYVNQFAGGFDKKAKRSKTYVKHANGHIKKTRTFLFLKNYPKVKKGSEVHVVLKDKYLEKDSTKTKNGFDTPKKEKKSAIDRLTELQTMATISTSLMTLTLSTITIIRELKQ; translated from the coding sequence ATGTTAGGAATTTCTGATAAAATAAGAGTTGTATTACTTGGCTTGTTTCTTCTTTTCAATGTAAAGAATACTATGGCTCAAACCTATAGTGATGCTGAAATTGAAGCCGCCCAAAGTGCACTATCAGAAGCGGGCGTTGATGAAGACGAACTGAAAGTAAGATTGAAAGCCAAAGGTATAGATTTGGATAATATCCGACCTGACCAGCTTCCATCATTAGAAAGAGAAATTAAGGCCACCGTTGAGGAGATGAAGGCTGAACAAGAAACGGATGGTTTGGAAGATGAAGATGTAAACGCCGAAACCAAATCGGAGACTTTAGAAGAAAATGATGATCAAACCAAAAATAAAAATGCTCAAACAACAAAATCAACAACATCAAAAGGTGTAAATACTTCATCCAAAGATTCGATAAAAAAAGTCTCGGAGGCGGAGATGCAAAAAATGAGCAAAGAAGCTGCCGACCGCATTCGGGAACGAATAAAAAATGGAGCTACACTTGACGAAGCCATTTACGACCAACTTACCGAAGAAGAGCAAGACAATTATCAGGCAAGAAGCAATGTCTATGGAATGGACATTTTCTTCAACAACTCTCTTGATTTTTACCGAAACGGAACACCGGCCACCACCCCCGGCAACTATGTTTTGGATGTAGGAGACATTATTGCTATTAACATTTTTGGAGCATCGCAAGCCGACCTGGTTTATGAAATTGAAGAAGATGGATTTATCAGGCCGTCTCGGGCATCAAGATTACAAAAAATATACCTTAAAGGATTAACTATTGACAAGGCCAAGGTTTTGTTGAGAAGCCGTTTTAGCCAAAGTTTTATGTTTAGTGATGAACAATTTGAAGTAAGCCTTAGAACAGCTCGAACCATTACAGTGCATATTTATGGAGACGTGGCCAACCCTGGTAGCTACACCATATCGGCTCTAAATCACGGTTTAAGTGCATTGATGGTTTCCGGCGGCCCAACGGAAGAAGCAAGTTTAAGAAACATCCGATTAATGTCCTCATCTGGCGATAAAACGATTGATGTTTACCAATTCATGGTAGATCCGAAAAAACAATACGATTTTTATCTACATAACAACGATGTAATTTTTGTTCCAAAATATCAAAAAAGGGTATCGGTAAATGGTGGAGGAATAAGAAGAAGTGCAACTTATGAACTTACTGAAAAAGAGAGTTTTAAGGATGTAATAAAGTGGGCTGGAGGCTACAGCTCTACAATGTACGATGGGTTAGTGCAGCATATTTATAAAGAAGACGGGCAACAAAAAATAAAAGACTATAATCTTGAAGAGATTAAAAGAATAAACCCAATTCCGTCTGATGGTGATATGTTCATTCTGCATAGCAGCCTTAAACCGTACGAGAATTATGTCAATATTTCGGGAGCTGTGCGTTTTAGTGGCAATTTTGAATTGAAAGATAGTATGCGTCTTTCAGACCTTTTGAGTAAGGCAAAGGTGGAAAAAGAAGCTTATGCCAATATGGCCTATTTGACCCGAAAAAATATTGATGGCACCTATCAGTTAAAAAGAGTTTATGTGGATGACATTTTAAAAAATCCAAACTCTCCCAACAACTTTTTATTGAAGAATGAAGATAAAGTAGGACTTTATACAGTTGCACAGTTCACTGACCGTTATTCGTTCCGAATTTCTGGTGCAGTCCGTAATCCTGGAGAGCATTTTTGGGATCCTTCAAAAAGCATAACACTTTATGATGCGTTAGTCATGTCGCAAGGAATGCAAAATGTAGCCACAGATTTTGGATATATCATCAGTTCGCCTCCAAACAACCCGTATAAAAAAGAGTATTTGGTTGTTGATTTACGAACAGCATTTAACAACCCAGAATCGGCTGCAAACATCGTTCTGAAACCTAACGATCAAATTGTGGTGCCAAGCATGACCCAATATCAAGATCAATTATTTGTTTCTGTAAGTGGTGCAGTACGAAAACCCGGTGAGTTTGTTTACGATTCTACACTTTCTATTAAAGATATTTTGGTAATGGCAGGAGGACTAAAAATGGAGGCCGCCAGCAACAAGATTGACATATTTAGGCTAAAAGTCGAAAATAATGAACCTACCGAAACGTATGCCACCACCATTGAAATTGATCATGAGTTAAACCCTCTGCAAGATAACATCAACTTTATACTGAAACCCTATGACCATATCGTTGTTAGAACAACACCTGATTGGGGACCTATTGAATTTATAACCTTAAAAGGTGAAGTAAAATATCCGGGAGAGTACGCAATAATGTATCCGAATGAGCGGATTTCAAGCGTTATTGAACGAGCTGGTGGGCTAACAAAAGAAGCCTTTCCAGAGGCTGGAACTTATTTAAGAACTGAGGATAATTTGGGTAATGTAGTTACAAGAATTGATTTGGCCCTAAAAAGGGGGAATTATTCAAAATACAATTTGGTTTTAAAAGACGGTGACATAATAACAATCCCAAAAATAATCGACCATGTGAGTATTTCAAAAACTGGTACAAATGCTGAAGAAATATACTCAGAAAACCAATTAAAGGGCGAAAACTTAAATATTGTGGTTACCTACTATAACAGAAGTGCAAAATGGTATGTAAACCAGTTTGCCGGAGGTTTTGATAAAAAAGCAAAACGCAGCAAAACGTATGTAAAACATGCCAATGGACACATAAAAAAAACTCGAACATTCTTATTTCTCAAGAATTATCCAAAAGTTAAAAAAGGATCCGAAGTGCATGTTGTGTTGAAGGATAAATATTTAGAGAAAGACTCTACAAAAACCAAAAATGGATTTGACACACCAAAGAAAGAGAAAAAATCTGCAATAGATAGATTGACGGAATTACAAACAATGGCAACCATATCGACATCCTTGATGACCCTGACACTCTCAACAATAACCATTATCAGAGAATTAAAACAATAA
- the gmd gene encoding GDP-mannose 4,6-dehydratase: protein MAKKTLITGVTGQDGAYLSHFLLKKGYEVHGIKRRASLFNTSRIDDIYEDPHIEGRNFILHHGDLSDSTNIIRIIQEVQPDEIYNLGAMSHVHVSFEEPEYSADVDGIGTLRILEAVRILGLQNKTRIYQASTSELYGLVQAVPQSETTPFYPRSPYAVAKLYAYWITVNYREAYNMYACNGILFNHESPLRGETFVTRKITRGVAKIALGLQDKIWMGNIDSKRDWGHAKDYVEGMYLILQQDKAEDYVLATGQTTEIREFIRMAFENIGVEVEFRGKGINEKALIKSSDGRFNLPVGKEVMSIDPKYFRPTEVDLLLGDPTKANTKLGWKPKYNVAGLCSEMIEADLELFRRDELLRREGFSVRKEFE, encoded by the coding sequence ATGGCTAAAAAAACATTAATAACTGGTGTAACAGGACAAGATGGAGCTTATCTATCTCACTTTTTACTTAAAAAAGGATATGAAGTACATGGCATAAAACGCAGAGCCTCACTATTTAATACCTCCAGAATTGATGACATATACGAGGACCCTCACATCGAAGGTAGGAACTTTATTTTGCATCACGGAGATTTAAGCGACAGCACAAACATTATTCGCATCATTCAGGAAGTTCAACCTGATGAGATTTACAACCTTGGTGCAATGAGCCATGTTCATGTTAGCTTCGAGGAACCCGAATACTCTGCTGATGTAGATGGAATAGGAACATTACGAATTTTGGAAGCGGTTCGTATTTTAGGTCTTCAAAATAAAACTCGCATTTATCAGGCTTCTACCTCAGAATTATATGGATTGGTTCAAGCGGTGCCACAGTCTGAAACTACTCCGTTTTACCCTCGTTCACCTTATGCTGTAGCAAAACTTTATGCCTATTGGATAACTGTAAACTACCGTGAGGCCTACAATATGTATGCTTGCAATGGTATTTTATTTAACCACGAATCACCGCTTAGGGGTGAAACTTTTGTGACACGTAAAATTACCCGTGGTGTTGCTAAAATCGCGTTAGGTTTGCAGGACAAAATTTGGATGGGAAACATTGATTCCAAACGTGATTGGGGACATGCAAAAGATTATGTTGAAGGCATGTATCTTATTTTGCAGCAGGACAAAGCGGAAGACTATGTGTTGGCAACCGGGCAAACCACGGAGATAAGAGAATTTATTAGAATGGCTTTTGAAAACATTGGCGTTGAAGTTGAATTTAGAGGCAAAGGCATTAATGAGAAGGCATTAATTAAATCCTCCGATGGAAGATTTAACTTACCTGTGGGCAAGGAGGTTATGTCCATAGACCCAAAATATTTTAGACCTACAGAAGTAGATTTATTATTAGGCGACCCTACTAAAGCCAACACTAAATTAGGCTGGAAACCAAAATACAATGTTGCCGGTCTTTGCAGCGAAATGATTGAAGCCGACCTCGAGCTTTTCCGCAGAGACGAGCTTTTAAGACGTGAAGGATTTAGCGTGAGAAAGGAGTTTGAATAA
- a CDS encoding GDP-L-fucose synthase, with protein MNSSSKIYIAGHNGMVGSAIVRRLKSEGYSNLILRSSKELDLRNQQQVAHFFETEKPEYVFLAAAKVGGIQANNIYRAEFLYDNLMIQNNVIHHSYLNNVKKLLFLGSSCIYPKFAEQPMKEEALLSGYLEETNEPYAIAKITGIKMVENYARQYGCNFTSVMPTNLYGPNDNYDLNNSHVLPALLRKFHEAKINHSPSVEIWGTGSPLREFLHVDDLAEACVFVMENYNSPAFLNVGSGSEISIKDLAILIKDIVGYQGELTFNTEKPDGTPRKLMDNSKLNALGWNQKINLKDGIEAIYQNEFLSSTPLLRS; from the coding sequence ATGAATTCATCCTCTAAAATCTACATTGCAGGTCACAACGGCATGGTTGGGTCTGCCATCGTTCGTAGATTGAAAAGTGAAGGATATTCAAACCTAATTCTTCGATCTAGTAAAGAGCTAGACTTACGAAACCAGCAACAAGTAGCACATTTCTTTGAAACAGAAAAACCTGAATATGTTTTTTTAGCCGCAGCTAAGGTTGGAGGTATTCAGGCAAACAACATTTATCGGGCTGAGTTTTTATACGATAACCTTATGATTCAAAACAACGTTATTCATCACAGCTATTTGAATAACGTTAAAAAGCTGTTGTTTTTAGGGTCGTCCTGCATTTATCCCAAATTTGCCGAGCAGCCCATGAAAGAAGAAGCTTTGTTAAGCGGTTATCTTGAAGAAACCAACGAGCCTTATGCCATTGCCAAAATCACCGGAATAAAAATGGTTGAAAATTATGCACGGCAGTACGGTTGCAACTTTACCTCGGTAATGCCAACCAATTTGTATGGCCCGAACGATAATTACGACCTCAATAATTCGCACGTATTACCGGCCTTGCTTCGCAAATTCCACGAAGCAAAGATTAACCATTCACCAAGTGTTGAAATTTGGGGTACCGGCAGTCCGCTTCGCGAGTTTTTGCACGTGGACGATTTGGCAGAAGCCTGCGTTTTTGTTATGGAAAACTACAACAGTCCGGCCTTTCTAAACGTAGGTAGTGGCTCAGAAATAAGTATTAAAGACCTCGCGATACTTATCAAAGACATTGTGGGTTACCAGGGTGAACTCACATTTAACACCGAAAAACCGGATGGAACACCACGAAAACTCATGGATAACAGCAAGTTGAACGCACTTGGCTGGAACCAAAAAATAAATTTAAAAGATGGTATAGAAGCCATTTACCAAAATGAATTTCTGAGCTCCACCCCTCTGCTCAGATCGTAG